cgctctctgatgaagtgatgcccacatgtgtgcatatggaggtctccatgggaaggatggcagacgccatggagaccatggtccaacagaacgtggagatgtgcacacacctgcactccatcgcagtagccatggcaagttcctacagtggcaaagcgagagggaaatgggacactTCAATGCACCTCCAAGTGCTCCTTCCCTtgaaggagtcaggctggggccctcgggccccatagggaggaggtgcggtagctggacacccctgggtcatccactcaggaatctcagaggttgttctctccctccgagtcccctttgcctgtgatccccgTCAAcgtcgtcctctgtcactgcagagggagcagctggcccacaggacaaccaaagcaagctctggccctcaaggcctcagctctccacaGGATATACGctgtcagaggcaacagggccaaacattgcacagtttgtctccacccctgctgcgatGGCAGGGAAGCACCATGAAGAAGTGGtagacctagaaaagttaagaaattttgatcacatgtggttgcatgggcaaacacattttgtcacgttatataatctgaaaatatattcactttcattgaataatgtgtaatgttgcctttcagcttcatttacaagcGACTGCTACCCCTGCATTATCCCTACTCCGCCCTGCATTATCCCTACTCCCCCCTGCATTGGCAGTTCGGCTGCACGCAGTTAGACCAGGAGTGAATTTGGAAGgagaagtttgtgtgtggcagggcctttcgaacTCTCGTGTAAGCATTCTCTCATGCacgcggagccttcatccatcacactcatctaatgtcccgagcattttcaatgctgcctgctggggttctctttcagttgtccatctgagctgacctgcatctccacccacccactgatcacactcccatgcagcacctgttcccacccaacacaaagctccgctcactttcgatttgcgCAGCATGGTATTGTTAAGCTGTGTCCTCAGCAACCACCCTTGCCACCCCTTCTACCAGTACTGACACACCCTCACCTATCCATCCTACTGACTCCCTCTGCCCCCTTTCACACTCACCAATccatcctaccatgcccaccctgagtTCACACCCCAGGAGGCTCACATTGACTCAACAGACCCCTACCTTGtttgttcacctggacattcccctccaCTTACACcttcgccaccccccccccccaacttcagcACTCCCTAACACTTTCATCTTCCCTCCCAAGCTCACCCCCTCCATAACACTTgcacccctccccaacaaccacccccctgcccccccccacccagtacaccttcctttcTCACTCAAACCagaccttcctctctcactcaaaccAGACCTTCCTCTCACCTCACAACCAGCCTTCACCACTCATCCGCACCTgcccatggtgaagtccctggaagatggtaCGAAGCCATGgcaaagtccctggaagatgatgcaaacccatggcaaagtccctggaagatggtgcaAACTAATGGCAAAGTCCCTGGGAGATGGTACGAAGCCATGGTGTAGTCCCTGGAAGATGGTATGAACCCATGGCAAAGGCCCTGAAATTCCAAAGCAGGTCCGAAGCATTAGTGAAGCCCAGGAAGATCCGAAGACTCAGTGAAGTTGAAGCTGCTgcgtggagacctcccaccttccaagaactgctttgtggcagagcaatgtgcatgaggatccacccacccacgtgatgcatgtgttcctccagggtctggtagctgtaggccTCCAGCATCTTCCTCTCCTTGGATGACCACGATCTGAGCAAGGGCCtaaaggtaagtcctgacttATGCAGGTCtcgcttgtccagatgtgttctataaatcagtttcatgctggcctccagtgggatttgtGATCCtacaccattggatgatcccactgtgatttcacgccagcgtgaaactgatttctacCCCTCCCGCCGAATTCTCCCTCCCAGCCACCATGATGCCTGCTGCAAAagggggcagaaaattctgcctaaagAATCCAAAGGCAAAAAGTCCAGTAGGGCAGAGGAGACCTTAGCGGGGGCTCCTGTGTGTTGACTGTGCTCAAAACTTGGATGGAAAGTAAAAGCCAGAGCAGTGGTCAAATTATTGTCTTGATTTGTTAAGCATAACTTACTTCTTAATAAATTGTCCTGATTTGCTACACCAAAATATCTCCTGTTGTCTTATTGGTTTTAGTCTTGTCCAACTAAGCCTTGAGTGAGCCTTTTTACTCACAATCTGTAATATTTCTTTTAAGCTATTTTTATATATCTCTGTGCTGCTCAAATACCTCAATCCCTAAAgtcttttatatattttattttaattgtcCGTCATCTTTTTTTCAGAGTAGCTTCATTTCCTTGAATATCTTGTAATTTAGACAGGCTGAACTCGTAAAATGAGAACAGTGCTACTGGCCATTAGCTCAAGCTAAATTCATTGAGAAGCAACTAACATCAGCACTTGGAATAGTATTGCCATGACTTACTATATATTATACAGACAATAATGGGTTGGTGGAAGTGATTCAGAAAATATCAAAATGATCTAATGTGTCATGGTTAACAGTATTGCAAGTCCAGGCACATACTGAATTCATCAAATAAATAACATCATATTTAatttctttaacttttttagttttaGTTCATTTTATTAGGCCGCTGGAATCTTGTGCAATAGTCAGATAGTTTCCATCATCTACATTCAACCACATCAGCCTAAAGGGCTACAACTGTTCATGCAAATGAACGGTATAAAAATGTTCTGCTAAGGGTCTTGTCATCTCTTCTGGACTCATTCTATTATTTTCTAGGTATTTGTATTATCAATAACTTGTTGCTTCTGTATATTAAATCTACCTGTAACTAAATCTATTTACTTTTAGCATGAAAATAGTGGTCTGACTGTAATATTTGCCTCCTTTTGGAGTAAGCAGCGCCAGGTGATCTCTGGCAATATTACTCATCAAGTGCCATAGGTAAGGGGTAATGTTAGTCCATGCCACAATCCCATATAAAGACTTAAGACTGCATTTGGAAGCTGCCTCTGCTGTGAGCACAACTTACAAGTGTTGGGAGAAAGTTAAATTGTAACAGTAAACATTGTAAAATGACTTGCCAGGTTTGAAAAGTGTGCAGCAATTGACTGATGTTTGATAATATTGTTGCTACACAGTCTATCTGCAAACAAGCTCAATAAGACAAATATTTTCATTTCAAAGTTAACGACTGTAAGCAAGTTGCATTGTTGTGGTTAGCATGCAAAGTAAGCTGATCAATATACAAGCTTTGAAGTGGAAAAACCATGATTTCATCTGCATGTGCATTTCCTTTACAGCATTAAGAAATCACACATTGTTTTCTGGTTGATTTAACCTGTTGCATTCTTTAGAATGTTCTTAATAACCTCATCAATTTGGAATACACTGAATGAGATTTGTTCACATTCAAATTTGGAGCCACATTCAAACAAGCAAGTAacaagaggaatttcttccccaGGAAATTTAACAAAAGCTAGTTCCGAGTAGGCGCTCGGACCAGGATAAATGACCCACGGCTCTGTCCAGGTATGAGAACTACCTGGACATGTACTAAGATAAATTCCTAAATCCCTGCGTGATTTGAAGTTTGTAGTATGTGAGAATAATATAATCTCAAAATTTTCTGTTAATTTTGAAGTATCTTTCTCCTGCTGACAATGATATTCTTTAATGGCAGGATAAATATTGACATGTGAAATTTTTGATGCTGGAAAGTGGATGATACTGCCATGGCAACCATTTGGGGGTTCAACTAGCTTTTTCACCAGATGCCCTTCTGTAAAGGTACATCCACCATCTGTGCTGAAAGCTTGCACCCGATACTGTTTTTCACCATGCTTAATGCTCCGAGCATTGCAGTACAGAATACCAGATCCATTGCCTTGATCCATTGACACCATCTGACATTCCCCACACTCCTCTCTGGAAACAAAGTCCCCGAAATTCCAGCTGTCTCCATGATTGTCACTAAAGAATGTGAAAACACGAGACATGACTTGGCCATCTGATTGTTTCTCGTAAGCATGGGCAGGAATGATAAGGCGTCCAGACCTGAGCTGAATACCATGGCCTGGCCCCACAGCAAATGTTGCCCACTTGTCAACATACTGACCTATAGTACAATCTGTCAGATTAGTAGGATTGCTCCAATTCTGTCCTTTGTTCTTGCTGGTGACAAAGCAAAGTCGTGTGACATTTTTCCCAGTTCTTATTTGATGCTGCTCAGGTGTATTTCCAAAGACAGCAATGAAGAAGAGGAAGACAGTGCCTGTATCTTTGTCATAGACAGGACAAGGATTCATGGATCGATGCTTCTTTAGTCGTGCAGACTCAATTGCTGTCACATCTTCCCACTGAGAAAATGAAACCAAGAGTTAATCAACAGGAACTGGATCACTACATTAACTTCCCATCAGTTCTGAAAACAAATTATGATCTTCCCACTTTCGATACATGAAGTAGATGGATGATGCCATTCTTCCAAAGAAACTTGTGGTTCCCCAttacaggataaaattgttcctTGAAGAATAAAGTTTTCGTCATCACCCTCGCTTCCCAGAATCCACTGCTAGCATTAATCACCCTTCAACTTAAAGAGGTGGTCTCTGACTTCAGGTCTGAATTTGCCTTTTACCATTTTATAGCCATGCCCCTTATCCTGCTGCCCTGTTTAACCTGAAATTGTGCTCAATATTGGCTTTCTCTTCTACAGTTATGTAACTTTGCATGGCCCCTTCTCATCTGCCTCCTTTTAAAGCTGAGGTATTGTTTCTTTCTAATTTATCCTCACAATTCTGTCCTAAGACACAATAAATCAGGCTCAACCCTTTTTGCACTATTTTCAGGGATTTGGTATTTCCTTAGTGCCTCAATGAAAAGAACTGAAAATGGCTCAAAGTGCTTCCAGACGCTCTCATACTCTATTCTGCCAACATATATCAGCATTCTGTGCGTTTTACTAATTGCTAGTCCAGAAATCTGAACATGGTCCATCACTACCAGGTCTCCTTAATTACCTTCCAAGATATATTGACCACTTTGTTAAGTATGTCCCAACTTTCTCTTACTATTTTACCACTTTTTCCCCCATTTCTATTTCATTAAATTGATGATACATGCCAAGGGTCGAGATGTCCCTGAGCTCAAGTTGGTTTCTGCAATATTAAGATCCACTATCATGGTCATATGTTTAGTGCAAGAATAGGTGAGGCCCATCACACCATCATGTATACGCTCAAACATCACACTTTCCAATAtgcattttctttctttacttAGAGTTATCCTTTATATTTATTAAAATAGCATAAATATTAAAAGGGATGTTCTCAGCATATTTATTTATGCAGCAAAAAACAGCAGAAACATTACATAATTCATTCATAAAATCACATCCCATGTAGAACAGGATTGTGTACAAATGGCATTTTCACTCCGTGCTAATAGGTTTATTTCATGTTTTGACCCAGCTTACAATGTAGAAAGGAACTCTCGtcctccccacatccccaaaccctctagTTAAAACCTAAATACAAATCCCAATTAAAACTAGGATTCTATCCCAATCATTCTATTTTATTCATTTGCAGAATGTGagcaccactggcaaggccagcatttattgcccatccttaaatggcctagataaggtggtggtgagctgttttcttgagtGGCTGCAATCCATCTGAAGAAAAATCCAGGATAGCATATGTTAGACTATTTTAATCAGGTTCAATCAAAAAAGTGCTAACCACAAATTTTAAAAGTTAAGGTTGTGCCCCCTGTATATGTTTCTTCCAGTTTACCTCAAAATTCTTTAAAGCCTTTTTATACGTGCCCCTTCGGAGCATGAGTGCATCAGCATCTTCGTCCCGGGAGCCTAATCTCTTCTCAGCAAATGCTAAAAGCGTGCCTGTGTCCGGAATGTGGAGCAGTGCAGGAATTCGATACCCAAAACTTTTCTCCTGTTTGAATAGGACAGTTGTGTTGAAAGAAGTCGAGGAAGCCATTTGCCAGAGAAATTGGACACTGTAGATATGAGAAAAGCAACTTCTCTGCAAAAGAAGAAAGATACTCAGAATAACATTTTGAAACTTGCTAGTAAACTGTGCACACCGAGTAAAAGTCACACAATGATGCAACATCTATTCTGGGTACTGCCGTGACCAGTTGCATCATACAGTCAATCATGACTAAGACGAAATTAGGAAAATCAAAGTTGCTAGAGAACTAACACCCTCTCATTCCACTGCTCACAAGTTAATAAGTGATTCTCCTCAATGTCTTGATTGCTCTCACTGAATATGCATCTCACTGCTGGTGTCAGTTCAGTAAAGTTCCACTTATCAGTTATCAAATTTTACAGATTTGAAACTGTTTAGGAGTAACTGTGATTGAGGAGTACAATGGGCAAAAGGTGGGGAGAGGAGACCTGGATTTAGAAACAGCACAATGAGTACAGAGTTATGAGGGAATGTCTGGGAGCACAGTGGGAGAGCTCAGGCTGGTCTCTATTACATTTGATGGAGGCTGTGGTGTATAAGCACTTATGGGGAGCAGGTATGAGTGCGCAGGGGAGGGGCAGCTGAACTGGGAATGAAGAATAGAATGAGGAAGTCGGAAATTCTGTGGtcgggatggggttggggggagctcAGCAATTTGCGATCTACGGTCACTATGGATTGGAGTTGGCACTCCATAAATGAGAAGGGATTTTATGACAGGGCTCTGTGGTTGTGGTTAGGGGTGTTATGATTAATTTAATGGGGTACTATGACGGAACGCCAtgtgttgaggggggtgggcaATGGGGTTTGTGAGGGGGCACTGTAGATAATAAATGCATGAAACGGCTTTTTGGATGAAAGTGGTCATGATGAGGGTGTTGTAACTGGGagggtttttttattctttcatgggaaataAGCGTtactggcaaggtcagtatttgttgcctatccctaattgcccttgagaagatggcagtgaactgccttcttgaaccgctacagtccgtTTAGCATAGGAGCGCCTAAAATgcctttaggaagggagttccaggcttctGACCCAGCGGTAGTGAACAAGTGGCGATATaattcgaagtcaggatggtgcatcgAGATGGGGAGATGAGGGTCTGTGGTGAGGGGTGGAGATGAAGGGACTATCGTGATGATGTGTGAATGAGGGTCTGTGGTGAGGGGTGATGTTATGGGCATGTCTGGGAGTGGGGGTTGTATGAATTTGTAGATGGGAATGATGGCAGTGAGAACAGAGCTCTGGTCTGAGATACTTGTACAGACTGGCAGAGACCCTGGAGGTCTAGTCTCTTGTCGTTATCCATCCTCCTTCAAGTACCACGCCCTAAGAGGGAATTGGCGACCACAGACTTCTATTGCACTGGCCCATGATTATGTTTGGCAAAGTACAGCAGcggtttgttgtttttttttggaaaaatatactttattcataaaatatctgaaagaacattacaaaacatttctaaatggccatcacaaaaagtgcaatcatattcaacttttacacatggatcatgaggtgcttcaatacaatcaatgaatattacagtcatttcaatatggtcattacagacagtcagacagtgcaatggtattgggagtttatcgacatacatcatgttgcactctgaggtgcttcaatacgatTATAATACATTTAGTTTTCACTACATACATTCTTTGTGAGTCGTACAGCCCAAGGGGTCAatgcaattcccagcccctcgttGCACTacggcagaaaggtcttagacagcgacctttcccctttGGGCTTGCGggagctgccccaagctttagtgcgtccctcagcacgtagtcctgaaccttggaatgtgccagtctgcaacagtcggttggggacaactctttgcactggaagaccagtaAATTTCAGGGAGACCAAAGATCATCTTCcaccgagctgatgatcctccagctgcagttgatgtttgtctcggtgtcccccccctgggaacagcctgtacagcagagtcctgtgtcacagcgctgctcaggatgaacctcgacagaaaccactgcatctctctccagaccttctttgcaaaggcacaaccCACAAAGAGGTGAACAACGggtctcatccccaccacagccacctttagggcaacgtgcagagggggtgagactcctggcgtgtatgaaggatctgacggggagggcctttctcaccaccagccaagctacatcttggtgcttgttggaaagttctggcgatgaggcattctgccaaatgactgacagtctgctcagggaaccatctgacagaatccaccatctccttttcccacagggcctctaggATGTTACATGCCAACCAccgcctgatggacttgtggtcaaaagtgtttctctgcataaattttttcacaagggacaggtgttacGGAACGGTCCAACTACTTGCAGCGTTTTGcagcagtgtggccagacccatccttcgcagcaccggggacaggtagaacctcagcacttggtgtttgtgtaccgagggtcaacgcacagcttgatgcagctgcacacaaaggtggccatcaggatgagggcgatgttgggcacattttttccccttttatctacaggcttgtacatcgcgtccctgcgaacacgatccatttttgacctccagataaagtgaaagatggatCGGGTGCTCGCCATtgcgcaggagtgaggaatgggccagacctgcagcAACACCAAGAGTGCCTCACATCTGATgattcttacctgcaatggagagggagcgtctctcccacattcccagttttctttccaccatagacactcgctccttccagtttctaatggaCGCCcaggtccctccgaaccatatccccagcaccttcaggctgtctgacctgacggtgaaggggacaaaggatcggtcagcccagttcccaaagaacatggcctcactcttgccacgatttaccttggctcccgaggccagttcaagcTGGTCGCAGATGTTGATCAATCTGCGCACCAAcagcagatccgagcagaagacagcgacatcgtccatgtacagagaggctttgacctgagtgcctccactgcctaggATCGTCACTCCTCATACCCAggtccttcctgatggactcagcaaaaggttctatgcaacacacaaacaggacaggggagagagggcctgcctgactccagatttaattggaaagctttctgattcacacccattgattgaaactgcactACGGATGTCAGTGTaaagcagttggatccagttgcggattccctccccaaaccccattttggagagcacatctaccatgtaggtgtgcaatattctgtcaaaggccttctcctgatccaggctgatgaggcaggtgtccacacccctgtcctgtacataggcaatcgtatccctgagaagtgcaaggctgtcagagatcttcctgcctggTACAGCACAGGtctaccagtgccatgtgctagtcagggtagaaatagcaggatatatcagatgaatacgtagctgaagagatagtgtgagggggagggtttcagattgctgggacattgggactggttctgggggaaggtgggaccagtacaaactggacaggttacacctgggcaggaccagaaCTGATGTcctgggggaatatttgctagagtggttggggagggtttaaactaaaatggcagggggatgggagcttatgcaaggagtcagaggagggggaatcaaggacaagaacaaaagacagaaaggggaataagaaaagtgatagacagagaaatcaagggcaagaatcaaacagggcctcaatgaaaaatagtgggaacaggacaattaatgttaaaaagacaagccttaaggctttgtgccttaacgtgaggagcattcgcaataaagtagaTGAACTAAtcatgcaaatagatgtaaactggtatgatatagtcgggattatggagacatggctgcagggtgaccagggatgggaactgaacatccaggggtattcagtatttaggaaggacagacaaaaagaaaaaggcagtggagttgcagattagagggtagctaatgtaaccccattatttaaaaagggaagtagagagaaaacagggaattatagaccagtcagcctgacgtccgtagtggggaaaattctagagtccattataataGATTTAagagctgagcacttggaaaacagtggcagaatcggacagagccagcatggatttacaaaaggaaaatcatgcttgacaaatctactgggcTTTATCGAGGATGTAAgtaatagagttgatgagggggagccagtggatgcagcttatttggactttcagaaggcttttgacaaggtcccacataagagattagcgtgtaaaattaaagcgcattgGATtgcgggtagtgtattgagatggatagaaaactggttggcagacaggaaacaaagagtaggaataaacgggtctttttccaaatcgcaggcagtgattagtggggtaATAGCTAggacccagctattcacaatatatatattaatgatttagatgagggaactaaatgtaatatctccaaatttgcagatgacacaaagctgggtgggtaagctgtgaggaggatgcagagatgcttcagcgtgatttggacaagctgagtgagtgggcaaatgcagtacaatgtggataaatgtgaggttatccactttggtagcaaaaacaggaaggcagattatctgaatggctataaattgagagaggggaatgtgtaacgAGACCTGGTGTCCTcttacaccagtcgctgaaggtaagcatgcaggtgcagcaggtggtaaagaaggtaaatggtatggtggccttcatagcgaaaggattcaagtacaggagcagggatatcttgctgcaattatacagggccttggtgagaccacatctggaatattgtgtgcagttttggttgccttatctgaggaaggatgttcttgctatagagggagtgcagcaaaggtttaccagactgattcctgggatggcgggactgacatatgagagaTTGAGTCCGTTAGGATTATATCCGctgcagttcagaagaatgaggggagaatctcatagaaacctataaaattctaacagaactagacagggtagatgcaggaaagatgttcctgatggtgggggagtccagaaccaggggtcacagtctgaggatatggggtagtttattttggactgagatgaggagaaatttcttcacccagagaatggtgagcctgtggaattcgctaccacaaaaAGTAGTTGGGGCCAAAATATtctatgttttcaaggagttagatatagcttttgggtcgaaagggatcaaaggatatggggagaaagcgggagcaggctattgagttggatgatcagccatgatcatgatgaatggtggagcagacttgaagggccgaatggcctaatcctgctcctattttctatgtttctatggtcagggtggatcaccaactctAGAGCAGATTTGACCCAATTGGCCATGGCCTTGGTCAAAATCTtacagtccacattcaacagtgaaatgggtcactaattcctaatttcctccctttcctccttctgCATGTAGAtgaaggtgatgatgctgccagCTTCAGCAGTTTGTTGTTACCGTGGCAAAATGACTGactaggaaactctcccactcttaccacctgctatCAGGTTGCACCACAAGACCCCCTAAATGCCAATGATACAATTTTTCTCGCACTCAGTTGATTAAATTCCGATAATGTTTCTACGCGGCTTTCAACCTACCTCCGAGGTGATCGGTTAACTCCACAACACCACGAAAACACTGCGGCCCTGGAGATCTCCGGACGCTAGCTTGTTATTTGAATATTTCCACTTGATTGGTCCAAAAGGCTGTCAATCATTCATACGCGCAGTTGACATTGCCGCCAATCAGATTGCAGGGCGAGGTTCCGCGGCTGCCACGTGTTCGACTTTGTCGCAGCTCCGACTCGGTTTGTTgcccacagagataaaaacaaaaaaactgcggatgctggaaatccaaaacaaaaacagaattacctggaaaaactcagcaggtctggcagcatcggcggagaagaaaagagtcaactcgaaacgtcaactct
This is a stretch of genomic DNA from Carcharodon carcharias isolate sCarCar2 chromosome 4, sCarCar2.pri, whole genome shotgun sequence. It encodes these proteins:
- the LOC121277466 gene encoding sialidase-4-like isoform X1; its protein translation is MASSTSFNTTVLFKQEKSFGYRIPALLHIPDTGTLLAFAEKRLGSRDEDADALMLRRGTYKKALKNFEWEDVTAIESARLKKHRSMNPCPVYDKDTGTVFLFFIAVFGNTPEQHQIRTGKNVTRLCFVTSKNKGQNWSNPTNLTDCTIGQYVDKWATFAVGPGHGIQLRSGRLIIPAHAYEKQSDGQVMSRVFTFFSDNHGDSWNFGDFVSREECGECQMVSMDQGNGSGILYCNARSIKHGEKQYRVQAFSTDGGCTFTEGHLVKKLVEPPNGCHGSIIHFPASKISHVNIYPAIKEYHCQQEKDTSKLTENFEIILFSHTTNFKSRRDLGIYLSTCPGSSHTWTEPWVIYPGPSAYSELAFVKFPGEEIPLVTCLFECGSKFECEQISFSVFQIDEVIKNILKNATG
- the LOC121277466 gene encoding sialidase-2-like isoform X2, encoding MASSTSFNTTVLFKQEKSFGYRIPALLHIPDTGTLLAFAEKRLGSRDEDADALMLRRGTYKKALKNFEWEDVTAIESARLKKHRSMNPCPVYDKDTGTVFLFFIAVFGNTPEQHQIRTGKNVTRLCFVTSKNKGQNWSNPTNLTDCTIVTIMETAGISGTLFPERSVGNVRWCQWIKAMDLVFCTAMLGALSMVKNSIGCKLSAQMVDVPLQKGIW